One Saccharomyces kudriavzevii IFO 1802 strain IFO1802 genome assembly, chromosome: 4 genomic region harbors:
- the GLE1 gene encoding nucleoporin GLE1 (similar to Saccharomyces cerevisiae GLE1 (YDL207W); ancestral locus Anc_8.460) — MRFVFDEVFNSDVDSTESEEAFPATSPASSLCPTPEPSPTAKLHSFAAIRADKLVKKPMTELDPALERFLRDLNLQSKLIPINEHITTTSPVFMPRPTDIPPSKPCRSPLKSSAKRQDMTAPLLEAMEESFQRKMQNLVLTNEREVQSVRDNKRIIEDERKRKEEEERERKEAEEKAKREQESLRQRKEEEERKREEAEARLAQEKQDAQRKKLEEENEKKKQLKKDQEAKVLQQRGKLGKAVTNFDTISKTFWHYKDKIAQIKKDIVLPVKKADLNLRNLLSRHKRKINPKFGQLTNSNQQLFKIQNELTQLINDTKGDPLAYQWILNFIAKAVVHQAETEVRVKPESALPLGKLSLYLLVQFPELQELFMARLVKKCPFVIGFTCEIDTEKGRQNMGWKRNSDDKWEDNASYDERMGGMVSLFAVITRLPLPQEFFSTQSHPFPIALSWHILARICNTPLDLITNTHFVILGSWWDAAAVQFLQAYGQQASKLLVLIGEELTSRMAEKKYVGAARLRILLEAWQINSMESFPEMSA, encoded by the coding sequence ATGAGATTTGTTTTCGATGAGGTCTTCAATTCAGATGTTGATTCTACAGAATCAGAGGAAGCATTCCCTGCAACATCTCCTGCATCATCGCTATGTCCAACACCTGAGCCGAGCCCAACAGCGAAGTTACATTCATTCGCAGCAATTAGAGCTGATAAATTGGTAAAAAAACCGATGACAGAACTGGATCCAGCTCTGGAGAGGTTCTTGCGCGATTTGAACCTACAATCCAAACTGATCCCCATAAATGAGCACATCACAACCACGTCACCGGTATTCATGCCACGCCCGACTGATATACCACCATCGAAGCCATGTCGGTCGCCTCTGAAAAGCAGTGCTAAAAGGCAAGATATGACGGCGCCCTTACTGGAAGCTATGGAGGAGTCTTTCCAAAGAAAGATGCAGAATTTGGTGCTTACAAATGAGAGAGAAGTTCAGTCCGTTAGAGACAATAAACGaattattgaagatgaacgtaagagaaaagaagaagaggaacgCGAACGCaaagaagctgaagagAAAGCCAAACGAGAACAGGAATCATTGCGCCAAAggaaagaggaagaagaacgtAAACGCGAAGAAGCAGAAGCAAGACTAGCCCAGGAGAAACAAGATGcacaaagaaaaaaactggaggaagaaaatgaaaagaaaaagcagTTGAAAAAGGATCAAGAAGCCAAAGTGTTACAGCAAAGAGGTAAATTGGGCAAAGCAGTTACAAATTTCGACACAATCTCCAAGACATTCTGGCATTACAAGGACAAGATTGCtcaaataaagaaagatataGTTTTGCCCGTAAAGAAGGCTGACCTTAATCTAAGGAATTTGCTTTCACGccataaaagaaaaattaacCCCAAGTTCGGGCAACTAACCAACAGCAATCaacaacttttcaaaatccaAAACGAGTTGACGCAATTGATAAACGACACCAAAGGTGACCCTCTAGCATACCAATGGATCTTAAATTTTATTGCGAAAGCCGTGGTACACCAAGCAGAAACCGAAGTTAGGGTAAAACCGGAGTCCGCGTTACCTCTGGGGAAATTGTCTTTATATTTACTGGTTCAATTTCCAGAGTTACAGGAATTATTTATGGCTAGACTTGTGAAGAAGTGTCCCTTTGTCATTGGATTCACATGTGAGATTGATACCGAAAAAGGCCGTCAAAACATGGggtggaaaagaaacagcGACGATAAATGGGAAGATAACGCTTCTTATGATGAGAGAATGGGTGGAATGGTATCATTGTTCGCTGTTATAACAAGACTACCTTTGCCCcaggaatttttttccacccAAAGTCACCCTTTCCCCATTGCACTATCATGGCACATCTTGGCTAGAATCTGCAATACACCATTAGATTTAATCACGAATACCCATTTCGTTATATTGGGTTCATGGTGGGATGCTGCTGCTGTACAATTCCTTCAAGCCTATGGACAACAAGCCTCCAAACTGCTAGTCTTGATTGGTGAGGAGCTAACATCTCGAATggcagaaaagaaatacgTAGGTGCCGCAAGATTAAGGATTCTACTGGAGGCCTGGCAAATTAATAGCATGGAGTCTTTTCCGGAAATGTCTgcttga
- the YCX1 gene encoding Ycx1p (similar to Saccharomyces cerevisiae YDL206W; ancestral locus Anc_8.458), translating to MRKSLRWLITIAFYFLNAVSIGYSFLNYGSISEFYLHSVVLIECFSLLGLVTSDYLTPSLSYISSNIFHISDRVSGMTLLALGNALPDITSTYQSMKTGVTSLAIGELFGGIFFLLTVVIGLMGCVATIHFQYGKSIEVYTEEGSDQNLSYDRSHFVLDVGIFTFMLLVSGTFLADGKLYFWECIVMVLTYCCCAVYLIQSYKYPCDIDDALKREEEEINKKHIADRLMPVPNHFALSTASYISPTGEATDRSRSFGDTPINEGSVVSQGVSPSPSNSADNILRFNEGVAERRELIRRKIRGYLRSNYHGWVRMTLQDLLNVWEKENLLDNAARSLSLPSNETHLFTKTSLDDEDRPLIRKRINSLQPKDYYKYLSPSNGENFNQLGAVISAPQNEPLSHYNEPMDSFLTVPQKQNSRKSLSCDRIPNLVQNNNNVSADEVERQTFLQNSTNALNNIPNIVDSSLLQYGGDSMMLEGTLSLCPTKTRTVWQSFQLYNYLTDLSLDIGPSEFLSLLVTTPVSIILYLSVPSEVCQKSHDSHISYLQIIQVIASPIIINQLVIDDFSYWLLILSLVIAISLCFKIKITPNKYNSDITFTVAFLLSLACLSKTVHIVVVTLTHWINVFDISETILGLTIFTWGNSIGDLVSNITFVRMGVLEIAIGACFGSPLLYFLFGVGFDGIMIMLCDKTAKMVDGRDNNILMHHIDFEVDKNLINTGVGILIAFLVFTVLIPLNGWKIDKKISIVLLTLYVLVTSISVFLEVH from the coding sequence ATGCGTAAATCTTTAAGATGGCTAATTACGATAGCCTTCTACTTTTTGAACGCCGTATCAATTGGTTACTCATTTTTGAACTATGGTTCTATTTCTGAGTTTTACTTGCACTCCGTTGTGCTCATTGAATGCTTTTCGCTACTAGGACTGGTCACCTCTGACTACTTAACGCCATCTTTGTCATATATTTCTAGTAACATATTTCATATTTCGGACAGGGTATCTGGAATGACTTTACTCGCATTGGGTAATGCTCTTCCCGATATCACGAGTACCTACCAGTCGATGAAAACTGGAGTTACCTCCTTGGCTATCGGTGAGCTCTTCGGTGgtatatttttccttttaacCGTGGTTATTGGACTGATGGGCTGTGTGGCTACTATACACTTTCAATACGGCAAATCCATCGAAGTTTACACAGAGGAAGGTTCTGATCAAAACTTATCGTATGATAGAAGCCATTTTGTATTGGATGTCGGAATATTTACTTTCATGCTTCTAGTTTCGGGCACGTTTCTAGCAGATGGAAAGTTGTACTTTTGGGAGTGCATTGTTATGGTTTTAACTTATTGTTGTTGCGCTGTTTATCTGATACAAAGCTATAAATATCCCTGTGATATCGACGATGCCttaaaaagagaagaggaagaaataaataaaaaacatatCGCTGACAGGCTTATGCCTGTTCCGAATCACTTTGCCTTATCAACTGCCAGTTATATTTCTCCGACAGGTGAAGCAACAGACCGTTCCAGGTCTTTTGGAGATACACCGATCAATGAAGGCAGTGTTGTTAGTCAGGGTGTGAGTCCTTCGCCAAGCAACTCTGCGGATAACATTTTGAGGTTTAACGAAGGTGTGGctgaaagaagagaactCATAAGACGTAAAATACGGGGTTACTTACGGTCCAATTATCATGGGTGGGTAAGAATGACTTTGCAAGACCTCTTAAATGTATgggagaaagaaaatcttttaGACAATGCAGCAAGATCTCTGTCTTTACCCTCCAATGAAACTCATTTATTTACTAAAACTTCCTTGGACGATGAAGATAGACCGCTGATaaggaaaagaataaactCTCTACAGCCCAAAGACTATTACAAGTATCTATCACCATCAAATGGTGAAAACTTCAATCAATTAGGCGCTGTAATTTCGGCTCCACAAAATGAGCCTCTAAGTCACTATAACGAACCCATGGATTCATTTTTGACTGTGCcgcaaaaacaaaattccAGGAAATCATTAAGCTGTGATCGCATCCCAAATCTAGTCcagaataataataatgtaTCGGCAGATGAAGTGGAACGCCAGAcatttttacaaaattcCACTAATGCTTTGAATAACATACCTAATATTGTCGATAGCTCTCTTCTACAATATGGGGGAGATAGTATGATGCTTGAAGGAACATTATCTCTCTGTCCGACAAAAACCAGAACGGTTTGGCAAAGTTTCCAGCTCTACAATTACTTGACGGATCTGTCCTTGGATATCGGCCCCTCCGAATTCTTGTCATTATTAGTTACCACACCAGTATCAATAATTCTTTATCTGTCCGTACCATCGGAAGTATGTCAAAAAAGCCATGACTCCCATATTTCGTACTTACAAATTATTCAAGTAATTGCATCGCCAATAATTATCAATCAACTGGTCATAGATGACTTTTCATATTGGTTGCTAATATTGTCACTAGTGATAGCCATCTCACTATgtttcaaaataaagatcACGCCGAACAAGTACAATTCGGACATTACCTTTACCGTagcatttttattatcGTTAGCTtgtctttcaaaaacagtTCACATAGTTGTTGTCACATTAACACACTGGATAAACGTGTTTGATATATCTGAAACAATACTGGGCTTAACGATTTTTACATGGGGTAATTCGATTGGTGATTTGGTATCGAATATCACTTTTGTTAGGATGGGAGTTTTAGAAATCGCCATAGGTGCCTGTTTCGGCAGTCCGcttttgtatttcttgtttgGTGTTGGATTTGATGGAATCATGATAATGCTATGCGACAAAACTGCGAAAATGGTGGATGGTAGAGACAATAATATTCTTATGCATCatattgattttgaagtGGATAAAAACCTGATTAACACTGGAGTCGGAATTCTGATCGCGTTTTTGGTATTTACAGTTTTAATACCATTGAACGGCTGgaaaattgataaaaaaattagcaTTGTACTTCTTACGTTGTATGTACTTGTCACAAGTATTAGTGTTTTTCTGGAAGTTCACTAA
- the ACK1 gene encoding Ack1p (similar to Saccharomyces cerevisiae ACK1 (YDL203C); ancestral locus Anc_8.452) translates to MVNHGQPQPNPYDKHINMFPPLRARDSSHKLASATTDRRGLPAQNVVPAPYPVDDPMVELTPAIPFTSPSSSSSLSLPLSALNFTDSNVDNGQLGTPVTINSNNGMEIFNAKPTGDIGDASNCSTSTSHRYELPFNFNATKGNLGSPVANDTSTNDGSRISQTIKDNSAPPPYEESESRTLQEKVYRTEEKAPIRPSEKRPIPPQKISQLGTSNITKTDANDSSNSKDKLSSYSPDALAFYEVYKRTISDSSKFTSEIQMKWCETLITYAFKEEFISQYNINAEKLKRSLRPEEMLKNQKVILEHSFKVLTKLITLKWPAAMYLMGTLYSHQPYLPIKNKNIVIKNDEKALEYYCKAAKLNNSDACYRAGICFEYQRGTSSLGPSLTREQCIRKAFQYYQQGAEICFNSACMYKLGMSHLYGLNMQKNDVLIAMKWFNGAIQNSDSPQTLYELGKIYEFNVLPSEIQNSLFANGIRRDPQLAIKYYYQCAKDFEYPLAQWKLGNCYECGDLGLPVVAKKSICWYSKAAAAQPRGNPMAMLALSGWYLTGAPNVLKPNNKEAMNWALKSSKCSDGKLARTEFALGFYYEKGIGCDVDLNLAKQYYQRAARMGFKKAVDALQNLTN, encoded by the coding sequence ATGGTTAACCACGGCCAACCACAGCCGAATCCATATGACAAGCACATCAATATGTTTCCACCACTAAGGGCACGGGACTCCTCGCATAAACTCGCCAGTGCTACCACAGATAGGCGTGGTTTGCCCGCACAGAATGTGGTGCCTGCACCGTATCCAGTGGATGATCCCATGGTTGAGCTCACACCGGCGATCCCGTTCACATCACCTTcctcatcgtcatcgttaTCATTGCCTTTGAGCGCGCTGAATTTCACAGATAGTAATGTCGACAATGGTCAGCTAGGGACTCCAGTGACCATAAACAGTAACAATGGGATGGAGATTTTTAATGCTAAGCCAACAGGTGATATCGGAGATGCTAGTAACTGCAGTACTAGTACTAGCCACAGGTATGAACTTcctttcaatttcaatgcCACAAAGGGTAACTTGGGTTCGCCAGTTGCAAATGATACATCGACGAATGATGGGAGCCGAATATCACAGACTATAAAGGACAATTCAGCGCCGCCACCCTATGAGGAATCTGAGTCTAGGACATTGCAGGAAAAAGTATACAGAACAGAGGAAAAAGCTCCTATACGACCTTCGGAAAAGAGACCAATTCCACCTCAAAAAATCAGCCAGCTGGGCACTAGCAACATCACAAAGACTGATGCTAATGATTCTTCAAATAGCAAAGATAAACTGTCCAGCTATTCGCCGGATGCCTTAGCCTTCTACGAAGTGTACAAGAGGACTATCAGCgactcttcaaaatttactTCTGAGATACAAATGAAATGGTGTGAAACATTAATTACGTATGCCTTCAAGGAGGAATTCATATctcaatataatataaaCGCAGAAAAGCTAAAAAGAAGTTTAAGGCCTGAGgaaatgttgaaaaatcagAAGGTGATTTTGGAacattctttcaaagtacTCACGAAATTAATTACTTTAAAATGGCCTGCTGCCATGTACTTAATGGGAACATTATACTCACATCAACCGTATCTACctatcaaaaacaaaaatattgtCATCAAGAATGACGAAAAGGCACTCGAATATTATTGCAAAGCTGCCAAGCTGAACAACTCTGATGCCTGCTACCGTGCGGGCATATGCTTTGAATATCAAAGAGGCACCTCGTCTTTGGGGCCATCGCTCACTAGGGAACAATGTATAAGGAAAGCTTTCCAATACTACCAACAAGGTGCAGAAATTTGTTTCAATTCTGCATGTATGTATAAATTGGGAATGAGCCATTTGTATGGGCTGAACATGCAGAAAAATGATGTGTTAATAGCCATGAAATGGTTTAATGGAGCCATTCAAAATAGCGACTCTCCGCAGACGTTATACGAATTGGGCAAAATTTATGAGTTTAATGTTTTGCCATCGGAAATACAAAACTCATTATTTGCTAATGGCATACGAAGAGATCCTCAATTAGCCATAAAATACTACTATCAGTGTGCCAAAGATTTCGAATATCCTTTAGCACAATGGAAATTAGGTAATTGCTACGAATGCGGAGACTTAGGATTGCCAGTAGTGGCCAAAAAATCCATATGTTGGTATTCCAaagctgctgctgctcAACCAAGGGGAAATCCAATGGCAATGTTAGCTTTAAGCGGATGGTATTTAACCGGTGCCCCAAATGTTTTGAAACCAAATAATAAAGAGGCCATGAATTGGGCCTTAAAGAGTAGCAAGTGTTCAGACGGCAAATTAGCACGCACTGAGTTTGCTTTAGGTTTCTACTACGAAAAGGGTATTGGTTGTGACGTCGATTTAAACCTAGCTAAACAGTACTATCAAAGAGCTGCAAGAATGGGGTTCAAGAAGGCAGTTGATGCGCTCCAAAATTTGACGAACTAA
- the RTN2 gene encoding Rtn2p (similar to Saccharomyces cerevisiae RTN2 (YDL204W) and RTN1 (YDR233C); ancestral locus Anc_8.454) — protein MNRNTTTNKNTNLNTSGRGNITNEGPHQNKTGLVYWTNPKKSGATFVATLVSLLIFRNVNVLSVLFRIGYMVLFTSFAVELSTKVLFDQGIVSRFGMQESPDIVGILKPRIDRLLDRLPALEDRIRKLVFAHRTRNNFTVAVSLYFLHSLFAIFSMNTVLVMTTIFLYTVPLIYDRKQARIDSAIDRIKGLVVHRVHKNYNKVVEKTEPYIDKIIPPQTDKDSYSTSVSGKDDSVTHKRNKGDFSTSGHNIKDNSSTSQRSKDAYSTSQYSQGNYPTSKSEDISTLKSGKHESPIEKDFNKRHENFSKPEVKTYDPRAVDIEEELAAHQRELEQNLKEGDYNLVGSREIPDPITIPAPAQQNATSAEKKSFPINKNNETLHKTSHGLKQKLQHA, from the coding sequence ATGAATAGGAATACGACCACCAATAAGAACACGAACTTAAACACTAGTGGCAGAGGTAACATAACCAACGAGGGACCTCACCAGAACAAGACAGGATTGGTATACTGGACCAATCCTAAAAAATCGGGAGCGACGTTTGTCGCGACCCTTGTCAGTTTGCTGATATTTAGAAACGTGAATGTTTTATCCGTCTTGTTCAGGATCGGGTATATGGTTTTGTTCACGAGCTTTGCTGTAGAGCTTTCCACAAAGGTGCTATTTGATCAGGGCATAGTGTCCAGGTTTGGCATGCAGGAGTCTCCAGATATTGTTGGGATTTTGAAGCCACGTATCGACCGCCTGTTAGACCGCTTACCTGCGTTAGAGGACAGGATCAGAAAATTAGTGTTTGCACACAGAACAAGAAACAATTTCACCGTCGCTGTTTCCCTATACTTCTTGCACAGTCTGTTCGCCATCTTTTCCATGAACACAGTTTTAGTGATGACCACAATCTTTTTGTACACCGTGCCTTTGATTTACGACAGAAAGCAGGCCAGAATCGATTCCGCTATTGACAGAATAAAGGGCCTAGTTGTTCATAGGGTTCACAAAAATTACAACAAAGTGGTTGAGAAAACTGAGCCATATATTGACAAAATTATTCCACCCCAAACTGACAAAGATAGCTACTCAACTTCGGTAAGCGGCAAGGACGATTCTGTTACTCATAAACGTAACAAGGGCGACTTCTCCACCTCAGGACATAACATCAAGGACAACAGCTCGACCTCGCAACGCAGTAAAGACGCCTACTCTACTTCTCAATACAGTCAAGGCAACTATCCAACCTCCAAAAGCGAGGATATTAGCACTCTTAAATCTGGCAAACACGAATCACCTATAGAAAAGGACTTCAACAAGAGACACGAGAACTTCAGCAAGCCAGAAGTTAAGACCTACGATCCAAGAGCAGTTGACATCGAAGAAGAGTTAGCAGCTCATCAGCGTGAATTAGAGCAAAATCTGAAGGAGGGAGATTATAACCTAGTTGGAAGTAGGGAAATTCCGGACCCAATCACCATCCCAGCTCCTGCTCAACAGAACGCCACTTCCgccgaaaaaaaatcattccCTATTAACAAGAATAATGAGACCCTGCACAAAACCTCTCATGGCTTGAAGCAAAAATTGCAGCATGCATAA
- the NHP2 gene encoding snoRNA-binding protein NHP2 (similar to Saccharomyces cerevisiae NHP2 (YDL208W); ancestral locus Anc_8.465): MGKDSKEHKESKESKTVDNYEARMPAVLPFAKPLASKKLNKKVLKTVKKASKAKNVKRGVKEVVKALRKGEKGLVVIAGDISPADVISHIPVLCEDHSVPYIFIPSKQDLGAAGATKRPTSVVFIVPGSNKKKDGKNKEEEYKESFNDVVKEVQAL; encoded by the coding sequence ATGGGTAAAGACAGCAAAGAACACAAGGAAAGTAAAGAGAGCAAGACAGTGGACAACTACGAGGCCAGGATGCCCGCAGTGTTGCCATTCGCCAAGCCATTGGcctccaaaaaattgaacaagaaagTCTTGAAGACTGTCAAGAAGGCCTCCAAGGCCAAGAATGTCAAGAGAGGTGTGAAGGAGGTTGTTAAGGCCCTAAGAAAGGGTGAAAAGGGTTTAGTTGTTATTGCCGGTGACATTTCTCCAGCAGATGTTATTTCCCACATCCCAGTTTTGTGCGAAGATCACTCTGTTCCATATATCTTCATACCTTCCAAGCAAGATTTAGGTGCTGCTGGTGCCACAAAGAGACCAACTTCTGTGGTCTTCATTGTTCCAGGTAGcaataagaagaaagacggaaagaacaaagaagaagagtaCAAGGAATCTTTCAACGACGTCGTCAAGGAAGTTCAAGCCTTATAA
- the HEM3 gene encoding hydroxymethylbilane synthase (similar to Saccharomyces cerevisiae HEM3 (YDL205C); ancestral locus Anc_8.456), translating into MGPETLHIGGRKSKLAVIQSNHVLKLIEEKYPDYDCKVFTLQTLGDQIQFKPLYSFGGKALWTKELEDHLYHDDSSKKLDLIVHSLKDMPTVLPEGFELGGITKRVDPTDCLVMPFYSAYKSLDDLPEGGVVGTSSVRRSAQLKRKYPHLKFESVRGNIQTRLQKLDDPKSPYQCIILASAGLMRMGLENRITQRFKSDTMYHAVGQGALGIEIRKGDTKIMNILNQICDLNATICCLSERALMRTLEGGCSVPIGVESKYNEETKKLLLKAIVVDVDGTEAVEDEIEMLIENVKEDSMACGKNLAERMIADGAKKILDEINLERIK; encoded by the coding sequence ATGGGACCCGAAACACTGCATATTGGTGGGAGAAAATCGAAATTGGCGGTAATACAATCCAACCATGTTTTGAAACTGATCGAAGAAAAGTATCCAGACTACGACTGCAAAGTGTTTACTTTGCAAACCCTTGGTGATCAGATCCAGTTCAAGCCTTTGTACTCGTTTGGTGGTAAAGCCTTGTGGACAAAGGAGTTGGAAGACCATCTTTATCACGACgattcttcaaagaaactCGACTTGATTGTCCATTCTTTGAAGGACATGCCCACCGTACTACCGGAGGGATTCGAGCTGGGGGGTATCACGAAGCGTGTCGACCCGACGGATTGTCTTGTCATGCCCTTTTACTCTGCTTACAAGTCTTTAGACGATCTTCCAGAAGGAGGCGTCGTGGGGACCTCTTCCGTGAGAAGATCTGCCCaactgaaaagaaaatatccaCATTTGAAGTTTGAAAGCGTTAGGGGCAATATTCAAACAAGATTACAAAAACTAGACGACCCAAAGTCTCCATATCAATGCATTATCTTGGCGTCTGCCGGGTTAATGCGTATGGGGCTGGAAAATAGAATTACGCAACGGTTCAAATCAGATACAATGTATCATGCCGTTGGACAAGGCGCCCTGGGCATAGAAATTAGAAAGGGTGACACCAAGATcatgaatattttgaaccAAATTTGCGATCTGAATGCAACTATATGCTGTCTATCGGAACGTGCCCTAATGAGGACTCTAGAAGGGGGTTGTTCCGTTCCCATTGGCGTGGAGTCTAAATACAACgaagaaacaaagaaacTGCTATTAAAGGCCATTGTCGTTGACGTGGATGGTACCGAAGCCGTAGAAGACGAAATTGAAATGTTGATAGAAAATGTTAAGGAAGATTCTATGGCTTGCGGTAAGAACCTGGCTGAAAGAATGATTGCCGATggtgcaaaaaaaatcttggatGAAATCAATTTAGAAAGAATTAAGTGA
- the TRM8 gene encoding tRNA (guanine46-N7)-methyltransferase (similar to Saccharomyces cerevisiae TRM8 (YDL201W); ancestral locus Anc_8.448), producing MKTKPLSQDPGSKRYSYRINKEENRKELKHVKIDESSLVQQGQKIDLPKKRYYRQRAHSNPFSDHQLEYPVSPQDMDWSKLYPYYNDGGTGQMTKKVTIADIGCGFGGLMIDLSPAFPEDLILGMEIRVQVTNYVEDRIIALRNNTASKHGFQNINVLRGNAMKFLPNFFEKGQLSKMFFCFPDPHFKQRKHKARIITNTLLSEYAYVLKEGGVVYTITDVKDLHEWMVKHLEEHPLFERLSKEWEDNDKCVKIMRNATEEGKKVERKKGDKFVACFTRLPTPMIL from the coding sequence atgaagacCAAGCCGCTAAGTCAGGACCCTGGCTCCAAACGTTATTCATACCGCATAAATAAGGAAGAAAATCGTAAAGAGTTGAAGCATGTCAAGATCGATGAAAGCTCATTGGTGCAACAAGGCCAGAAAATCGATCTACCCAAGAAGAGGTATTACCGCCAAAGGGCACATTCCAACCCATTTTCTGATCATCAACTAGAATACCCAGTGTCACCCCAGGATATGGATTGGTCCAAATTATATCCCTACTATAATGATGGTGGGACTGGCCAGATGACAAAGAAGGTGACTATTGCTGATATTGGCTGTGGGTTCGGTGGACTGATGATAGATTTGTCACCTGCCTTCCCTGAAGATTTAATCTTGGGAATGGAAATCCGAGTGCAAGTCACAAACTATGTAGAGGACAGAATTATTGCCTTAAGGAACAATACGGCCTCAAAGCACGGatttcaaaacatcaaCGTCTTGAGAGGTAACGCTATGAAATTCTTgcccaatttttttgaaaagggaCAACTTTCCAAAATGTTTTTCTGTTTCCCAGATCCTCATTTCAAGCAAAGAAAGCACAAGGCAAGAATCATTACCAATACTTTGCTGAGTGAATACGCGTATGTTTTGAAGGAGGGTGGCGTCGTATACACCATCACCGATGTCAAAGATTTGCATGAATGGATGGTGAAACATTTAGAAGAGCATCCTTTGTTTGAACGCCTGAGCAAAGAATGGGAAGATAATGACAAGTGTGtgaaaataatgagaaACGCTACAGAAGAGGGTAAAAAAGtggaaaggaaaaagggTGACAAGTTCGTCGCTTGTTTCACAAGATTACCAACACCTATGATATTGTAA
- the MRPL11 gene encoding mitochondrial 54S ribosomal protein uL10m (similar to Saccharomyces cerevisiae MRPL11 (YDL202W); ancestral locus Anc_8.449) — translation MLRSGFIPKRVSRNGFFALTDTIGVSNRFYALASEQVSRKTVKPLDSRKTFLVDTYKHLMENSSVVLFAHYNNLSKTEDHHFRFKIKQTGGTLTKVRNNLFEVYLKNSHLPDPCGFVKRKEQNRSHPLLPLLKGPTAAITYEDANPQQVAKLLKLLKSAQDKLLVIGAKVENQVLNVEKLNDFKSLPTKLEMQSQLATVLQMLSGLGLVRTLESGSNALYLTLKSHHDNQKPKEDAENSSADDKSVESKQ, via the coding sequence ATGTTACGTTCTGGATTTATACCTAAACGGGTTTCCAGGAACGGTTTTTTTGCTCTGACAGATACAATCGGAGTAAGTAACCGATTTTATGCTTTGGCTTCCGAGCAAGTCTCAAGAAAGACGGTGAAACCACTGGACTCGAGGAAAACGTTTCTTGTAGATACGTACAAGCATCTGATGGAGAACAGCTCTGTGGTTCTTTTTGCTCACTATAATAATCTTTCCAAGACTGAAGATCACCATTTCAGATTCAAGATTAAGCAAACAGGGGGGACACTTACGAAAGTAAGGAATAATTTATTCGAAGTGTACTTGAAAAACTCACATCTACCAGATCCATGTGGATTCGTGAAACGCAAAGAGCAAAACCGGAGTCATCCGCTTTTGCCCCTGCTGAAGGGTCCTACTGCCGCCATTACATACGAAGATGCCAATCCTCAACAAGTGGCTAAGCTTCTAAAGCTCCTGAAATCAGCACAGGACAAATTGTTGGTTATTGGCGCCAAAGTAGAAAACCAAGTTCTGAATGTGGAGAAATTGAACGATTTCAAATCTCTACCCACGAAATTGGAAATGCAATCTCAGTTAGCCACCGTGTTGCAAATGCTCAGTGGCCTTGGTTTAGTACGTACATTGGAAAGCGGTTCCAATGCACTGTACTTGACACTAAAATCTCACCACGACAACCAAAAACCCAAGGAAGATGCAGAGAACAGTTCTGCGGACGACAAATCAGTAGaatcaaaacaataa